One part of the Vitis riparia cultivar Riparia Gloire de Montpellier isolate 1030 chromosome 8, EGFV_Vit.rip_1.0, whole genome shotgun sequence genome encodes these proteins:
- the LOC117920461 gene encoding pyruvate decarboxylase 2 has translation MDTKISVTDASVPTNSNVGCPSNGIVSSILSSVPPSVIASSEATLGRHLARRLVQIGVSDVFSVPGDFNLTLLDHLIAEPGLKNIGCCNELNAGYAADGYARSRGVGACVVTFTVGGLSVLNAIAGAYSENLPVICIVGGPNSNDYGTNRILHHTIGLPDFSQEFRCFQTVTCYQAVVNNLEDAHEQIDTAISTALKESKPVYISISCNLPAIPHPTFSREPVPFCLAPKVTNQMGLEAAVEAAAAFLNKAVKPVMVGGPKLRVAKACEAFVELADACGYPVAVMPSAKGLVPECHPRFIGTYWGAVSTAFCAEIVESADSYIFAGPIFNDYSSVGYSLLLKKDKAILVQPERVVIGNGPAFGCILMKDFLKALSKRLKCNTTAYENYHRIYVPEGQPLRSDPKEPLRVNVLFQHIQKMLSSETAVIAETGDSWFNCQKLKLPKGCGYEFQMQYGSIGWSVGATLGYAQAVPNKRVISCIGDGSFQVTAQDVSTMIRCEQRSIIFLINNGGYTIEVEIHDGPYNVIKNWNYTGLVDAIHNGEGKCWTTKVVCEEDLINAIETATGSKKDCFCFIEVIAHKDDTSKELLEWGSRVSAANSRPPNPQ, from the exons ATGGATACCAAGATCAGTGTTACTGACGCCTCTGTGCCCACGAACAGCAACGTGGGTTGCCCTTCAAACGGCATCGTTTCTTCTATTCTGAGCTCCGTGCCTCCCTCCGTCATTGCTTCGTCGGAGGCCACTCTCGGCCGTCACTTGGCTCGCCGTTTGGTGCAGATCGGCGTCAGTGATGTCTTCTCCGTTCCCGGGGATTTTAATCTTACACTTCTCGACCATTTGATCGCTGAGCCTGGGCTTAAAAATATTGGCTGCTGCAATGAGCTCAACGCAGGATACGCCGCCGACGGCTACGCGCGGTCCCGTGGCGTCGGTGCTTGCGTCGTCACCTTCACGGTCGGCGGGCTCAGTGTCCTCAACGCCATCGCCGGCGCTTACAGCGAGAACCTCCCTGTCATCTGTATCGTGGGCGGTCCCAACTCCAACGACTACGGCACCAACCGAATCCTCCACCACACCATCGGTTTGCCCGATTTCAGTCAAGAGTTCCGTTGCTTTCAGACTGTGACTTGTTATCAG GCTGTGGTGAACAACTTGGAAGACGCACATGAGCAGATCGATACAGCCATTTCAACAGCTTTGAAGGAAAGCAAACCTGTTTACATCAGTATTAGCTGTAATTTGCCCGCGATTCCTCATCCCACTTTCAGTCGGGAGCCCGTTCCATTCTGCTTGGCGCCCAA AGTGACTAATCAAATGGGTCTAGAAGCTGCGGTGGAGGCCGCTGCGGCCTTCTTGAACAAGGCGGTGAAGCCTGTGATGGTGGGTGGGCCCAAATTGCGAGTTGCCAAAGCTTGCGAGGCATTTGTTGAACTGGCAGATGCTTGTGGCTATCCCGTGGCGGTGATGCCATCAGCAAAAGGACTGGTGCCGGAGTGCCATCCCAGGTTCATTGGGACTTACTGGGGTGCGGTGAGCACGGCCTTTTGTGCGGAGATTGTGGAATCCGCTGATTCATACATCTTTGCAGGACCCATTTTCAACGATTATAGTTCTGTTGGGTATTCTCTGTTGCTCAAGAAGGATAAGGCCATATTGGTACAGCCCGAGCGGGTTGTGATTGGTAATGGGCCAGCATTTGGCTGCATTTTGATGAAAGATTTCCTCAAGGCACTCTCCAAGAGGCTCAAGTGCAATACCACTGCTTATGAGAACTACCATAGGATCTATGTTCCTGAAGGGCAGCCTCTCAGGTCTGATCCCAAGGAGCCTTTGAGGGTTAATGTTCTGTTCCAGCATATACAGAAAATGCTGTCAAGTGAGACTGCTGTGATTGCTGAGACTGGGGATTCTTGGTTTAACTGCCAGAAGCTGAAATTGCCCAAGGGATGCGG ATATGAGTTCCAAATGCAATATGGATCAATTGGTTGGTCAGTAGGTGCCACTCTTGGGTATGCACAGGCTGTGCCAAACAAGAGGGTGATTTCTTGCATTGGTGATGGTAGCTTTCAG GTGACCGCACAAGATGTCTCGACAATGATCCGCTGTGAGCAGAGGAGCATCATATTCCTGATAAACAATGGTGGATACACCATTGAGGTTGAGATCCATGATGGACCTTACAATGTGATTAAGAACTGGAACTACACTGGCCTAGTTGATGCCATCCACAATGGTGAAGGCAAGTGCTGGACCACAAAG GTTGTCTGCGAGGAAGATCTCATTAACGCAATTGAGACAGCAACAGGGTCCAAAAAGGACTGCTTTTGCTTCATTGAGGTGATCGCTCACAAAGATGACACAAGCAAAGAGCTGCTGGAATGGGGCTCCAGGGTCTCTGCTGCCAATAGCCGCCCGCCAAACCCTCAGTAA